The following coding sequences are from one Streptococcus sp. NPS 308 window:
- the ezrA gene encoding septation ring formation regulator EzrA encodes MSNGQLIYLMVAIAVILILAYVTAIFLRKRNVSRLTALEERKEELYNLPVNDEVEAVKNMHLIGQSQVTFREWNQKWVDLSLNSFADIENHLFEAESYNNSFRFFKAAHKIDQIESQIGLIEEDIAAIRNALSELEKQESKNSGRVLHALDLFESLQHTVAEDSEKYGKALPEIEKQLENIQSEFSQFVTLNSSGDPVEAAAILDSTENHILALTHIVERIPALVETLTKELPEQLADLEEGYRKLLDANYHFTETDIESRFQLLHESLKNNQENIRQLELDNAEYENNRIQEEINALYDIFTREIAAQKVVESLLSTLPTYLNHLKENNQVLVQDLERLTKTYLLPESDGNHVRRLQAELAALDTAIMEVTEDQGESTQAYSALEEQLEMLQSNLKDIEDEQISVSERLAQIEKDDLNARQKANVYVNRLHTIKRYMEKRNLPGIPQSFLKLFFTASHNTEDLMAELEQPQVNIESVKRILEIATNDMEALETETYDIVQYATLTEQLLQYSNRYRSFDERIQEAFNEALEIFEKEFDYQASFEKISQALEVAEPGVTNRFVTSYEKTREAIRF; translated from the coding sequence ATGTCTAATGGACAACTAATTTATCTAATGGTTGCAATTGCAGTCATTCTGATCTTAGCTTATGTAACAGCTATCTTTTTACGTAAGCGTAATGTAAGCAGATTAACGGCCCTTGAAGAAAGAAAAGAAGAACTCTACAACCTTCCTGTAAATGATGAGGTTGAAGCCGTTAAAAACATGCACTTGATTGGTCAAAGTCAGGTGACCTTCCGTGAATGGAACCAAAAATGGGTTGATTTATCTCTGAACTCATTTGCTGATATTGAAAATCACCTCTTTGAAGCTGAAAGCTACAATAATTCTTTCCGTTTTTTCAAAGCTGCTCACAAGATTGATCAAATTGAAAGCCAAATCGGCTTGATTGAAGAAGATATTGCTGCTATTCGTAATGCCCTTTCTGAACTTGAAAAACAAGAATCTAAGAATAGTGGTCGCGTCCTTCATGCTTTGGACTTGTTTGAATCCCTTCAACATACCGTTGCAGAAGATTCGGAGAAATATGGTAAGGCCCTTCCTGAGATTGAGAAACAATTGGAAAACATCCAATCTGAATTCTCTCAATTTGTTACCCTAAATTCATCAGGTGACCCGGTTGAAGCCGCAGCAATTCTTGATTCAACTGAAAATCATATTCTCGCTTTGACACACATCGTTGAGCGAATTCCAGCTCTTGTTGAAACCTTGACAAAGGAACTGCCAGAACAATTGGCAGATTTGGAAGAAGGTTATCGCAAGCTGTTGGATGCCAACTACCACTTTACAGAAACAGATATTGAATCCCGTTTCCAACTTTTGCATGAGTCTTTGAAAAATAATCAAGAAAATATTCGTCAGTTGGAATTGGACAATGCAGAGTATGAAAATAATCGCATCCAAGAAGAAATCAACGCACTTTATGATATCTTCACTCGTGAAATTGCAGCTCAAAAAGTAGTTGAAAGTCTTCTTTCGACATTACCAACTTATCTCAACCACTTGAAAGAAAATAATCAGGTGCTTGTTCAAGATCTTGAACGCTTGACTAAAACCTACCTTCTTCCTGAAAGTGATGGTAATCATGTTCGTCGTCTTCAAGCAGAATTGGCTGCACTTGATACAGCAATCATGGAAGTGACAGAGGATCAAGGTGAGTCAACACAAGCCTACTCTGCTCTTGAAGAACAGTTGGAAATGCTTCAAAGCAACCTCAAGGATATAGAGGATGAGCAAATCTCTGTTAGCGAACGACTTGCGCAAATTGAAAAAGACGACCTCAATGCTCGCCAAAAAGCAAATGTCTATGTGAACCGTTTGCATACTATCAAACGTTACATGGAGAAGAGAAACTTGCCAGGTATTCCTCAAAGTTTCTTGAAACTTTTCTTTACTGCAAGTCATAACACAGAAGATCTGATGGCAGAGTTAGAACAACCACAAGTGAATATTGAATCGGTTAAACGAATTCTTGAAATTGCAACAAATGATATGGAAGCACTTGAAACAGAAACCTATGATATCGTTCAATATGCAACCTTGACGGAGCAACTCTTGCAATACTCAAATCGTTACCGTTCATTCGATGAGCGTATCCAAGAGGCCTTCAACGAAGCGCTTGAAATTTTTGAAAAAGAGTTTGACTACCAGGCATCTTTTGAAAAAATTTCACAAGCCTTGGAAGTTGCTGAACCGGGGGTTACAAACCGTTTTGTAACTTCATATGAGAAAACACGTGAAGCGATTCGTTTTTAA